The Deferribacterota bacterium nucleotide sequence TGGTAAACCCATTACTGTTAATACATATTCAGAGGGTATAGTTAGTGGTGTTGTTAATGATGCTGGCACATTGAAATTTAATGTTGATAACAATATGGTTACTATGGACCAGATTTTATCGGTTAATCAAGTTGATAGTAATGGTAACACTTAAAATAAACTAAAATAAATAGTAGGAGGTTTTTGTATGATTAGATCACTTTATACTTCTTTAACAGGTCTCAATCAAAATCAAAATGCAATGGATGTGGTTGGTGATAATCTATCGAATGTTAACACAACAGGCTATAAAGCTGATAGAATAGTATTTCAAGATCTTTTTAACCAGACCCTTTCGGGTGCAATGCCACCAACAGGTGA carries:
- a CDS encoding flagellar basal body protein, whose product is MIRSLYTSLTGLNQNQNAMDVVGDNLSNVNTTGYKADRIVFQDLFNQTLSGAMPPTG